A portion of the Cellulophaga algicola DSM 14237 genome contains these proteins:
- a CDS encoding VanZ family protein, with the protein MCVTFLSLFSFKEVSTEGLNIPHLDKVVHFTFYFMFTVLGSLSYLEHKAITESFKKVALLFFLLAIGYGTVIEVLQYVATTTRNGDFLDFLANSFGAFCGFIAVKAYFFKRVVQK; encoded by the coding sequence ATGTGTGTTACATTTCTCAGCTTATTTTCTTTTAAAGAGGTATCAACAGAAGGTCTTAATATTCCACACCTAGATAAAGTAGTACATTTTACATTTTATTTTATGTTCACGGTTTTAGGGAGTTTATCTTATCTAGAGCATAAGGCCATAACTGAAAGTTTTAAAAAAGTTGCTTTGCTTTTTTTTCTTCTAGCAATTGGGTATGGTACAGTTATTGAGGTATTACAATATGTTGCAACAACAACACGGAATGGAGATTTTTTAGACTTTTTAGCGAATTCTTTTGGTGCTTTTTGTGGCTTTATAGCTGTTAAAGCCTACTTTTTTAAAAGAGTTGTTCAAAAATAG
- a CDS encoding energy transducer TonB: MELKKNPKADIGRNSGLFFVAGLALVMLITWQALEYKKYDDVTNYDLSQNIDDMLDEEVPMTEQIKTPPPPPPPAAPEIIQVVEDEADVPETVMKDTEANEETEVAEVAEIEVAEVEEDLDIPFSVIEDVPIFPGCESEKSKGANALRDCFQKMMFKHINKNFRYPEISQEMGVQGKVNVMFVIQKDGSIGSVRMRGPDKNLEAEAARIIAKLPKMTPGKQRGRAVRVPFSIPITFKLQ; the protein is encoded by the coding sequence ATGGAATTAAAGAAGAATCCAAAGGCGGATATTGGTAGAAATAGTGGTCTTTTTTTCGTAGCAGGACTTGCGCTAGTGATGCTTATCACTTGGCAGGCCTTGGAGTACAAAAAATACGATGACGTTACAAATTATGACCTTTCTCAGAATATAGATGATATGTTAGATGAGGAAGTTCCAATGACAGAACAAATTAAAACACCACCACCTCCACCACCACCAGCTGCACCAGAAATTATTCAAGTTGTAGAAGATGAAGCTGATGTTCCAGAAACAGTTATGAAAGATACAGAAGCAAACGAAGAAACTGAAGTTGCTGAAGTTGCTGAAATTGAAGTTGCTGAAGTTGAAGAAGATTTAGATATACCTTTCTCTGTTATTGAAGATGTTCCAATTTTTCCAGGATGTGAAAGTGAAAAAAGTAAAGGAGCAAATGCTTTAAGAGATTGTTTCCAAAAGATGATGTTTAAGCATATCAATAAAAACTTTAGATACCCTGAAATTTCTCAAGAAATGGGTGTTCAAGGAAAAGTGAACGTTATGTTCGTGATTCAAAAAGATGGTAGTATTGGTAGTGTTAGAATGCGTGGTCCAGATAAAAATTTAGAAGCAGAAGCTGCAAGAATTATCGCAAAATTACCAAAAATGACTCCTGGTAAGCAAAGGGGTAGAGCTGTGAGAGTACCTTTTAGTATTCCAATTACATTTAAATTACAGTAA
- a CDS encoding energy transducer TonB produces MKKSNTSAAGSHANENSSETYKSANSKGSKQEANLRKNSFIYFQIGLIGAMFLVYFGLETAFDKFQPQEVVQAGEIVETIEMYPELKDFEVEKTEAKPELVHKVVAPQTLQVVPDEFKVPDSKEFKSEPVAQPNLKPSDIIVVKPIVEEVFTFVTLEDVPVFPGCESVAKSERKTCFEESMQKHILKNFRYPEVAVETHTQGKVYVMFTIGKDGNIEDVRLKGPAKILEKEAARIIDKLPQMKPGMQRLQPVKVSFSIPINFQLQ; encoded by the coding sequence ATGAAAAAAAGTAACACAAGTGCTGCAGGTTCTCACGCCAATGAGAATAGCAGTGAAACGTACAAGTCTGCAAACTCCAAAGGCAGTAAGCAAGAAGCAAATCTACGCAAAAACAGTTTTATCTATTTCCAAATTGGATTAATAGGGGCGATGTTTCTCGTTTATTTTGGGTTAGAAACTGCTTTTGATAAGTTTCAGCCGCAAGAAGTGGTACAAGCAGGAGAGATTGTAGAAACCATTGAAATGTATCCAGAATTGAAAGATTTTGAGGTAGAGAAAACAGAAGCAAAGCCAGAATTGGTACACAAGGTAGTAGCACCTCAAACCCTTCAAGTAGTTCCTGACGAATTTAAAGTTCCAGATAGTAAGGAGTTTAAAAGTGAGCCTGTAGCGCAACCTAATCTTAAGCCGAGTGATATTATTGTAGTAAAGCCTATTGTAGAGGAGGTTTTTACATTTGTAACTCTAGAGGATGTTCCGGTGTTTCCTGGGTGTGAGTCGGTTGCTAAATCAGAAAGAAAAACGTGTTTTGAAGAAAGTATGCAAAAGCACATCTTAAAGAATTTTAGATACCCAGAAGTTGCTGTAGAGACGCATACCCAGGGTAAGGTGTATGTAATGTTCACTATTGGTAAAGATGGCAACATAGAAGATGTAAGGTTAAAAGGGCCAGCTAAGATTCTAGAAAAAGAAGCAGCTCGGATTATAGATAAGCTACCGCAAATGAAGCCTGGAATGCAGCGTTTACAACCTGTAAAGGTTTCTTTTAGTATTCCTATTAACTTTCAGCTACAATAA
- a CDS encoding MBL fold metallo-hydrolase yields MQIQIVILYFTKNNVLHMGDTYFSMRYPYIDLKSGASVHGYIEAHKRALLLIDEHTKIIPGHGTSSNKKELETNVLMLENTQNSVLKAIKDEKTLEGVI; encoded by the coding sequence ATGCAGATACAGATAGTGATACTATATTTCACGAAAAACAATGTACTACACATGGGCGATACGTATTTTTCGATGCGCTACCCTTACATAGATTTAAAAAGCGGCGCTAGCGTTCACGGTTACATAGAAGCTCATAAAAGAGCATTGCTTTTAATTGATGAACACACTAAAATTATCCCTGGTCACGGCACCTCTTCAAACAAAAAAGAACTCGAGACTAATGTATTGATGCTCGAAAACACCCAAAACAGTGTTTTAAAGGCTATTAAAGATGAGAAAACTCTTGAAGGCGTTATATAG